A portion of the Candidatus Tanganyikabacteria bacterium genome contains these proteins:
- a CDS encoding M48 family metallopeptidase translates to MTAKFPGLSRKAFQHPEDVKALETLQGFKGVDLVCHKLVEMGFERAMLVQSIASDIKTSPRQFPIVHDLVRAAADCLDLEAPTVFVAESPFMNAYTIGVERPFVVLNSRLVQLLTEEELYAVVAHELGHIKCGHVLYGTMAKFLAMFAEGIAAATLGLGGLVSLGLQVAIANWYQKAELSCDRAGLIACGDPDISTSALLKLSGATAASSLQISTDEFLAQAEEYDKMDRDGLDKFYKLVMTVGRSHPYTAVRAREIRAWSASDEYRRILEGSYEQGADEPIVKPDWFTKLEEAGRAASPGAAQTIKSAEEAAAAAGAAAAEGIKVLTEVVGRVGGMALDALQGGLKSVLESAAAGTEAARPAQPPTPAEGGVVEEPGPAADKPSGDDAPDDPAPGKTLG, encoded by the coding sequence ATGACGGCGAAGTTCCCGGGGTTGTCGCGCAAGGCGTTCCAGCATCCCGAGGACGTCAAGGCCCTGGAAACCTTGCAGGGGTTCAAGGGCGTGGACCTGGTGTGCCACAAGCTTGTCGAGATGGGCTTCGAGCGGGCCATGCTCGTCCAGTCCATCGCCAGCGACATCAAGACCTCCCCCCGGCAATTCCCGATCGTCCACGACCTGGTCAGGGCGGCGGCCGACTGCCTGGATCTCGAGGCCCCCACGGTGTTCGTGGCCGAGAGCCCCTTCATGAACGCATACACGATCGGCGTGGAGCGGCCCTTCGTGGTGCTCAACTCTCGCCTGGTGCAGTTGCTGACCGAGGAAGAACTCTACGCCGTCGTCGCCCACGAACTGGGCCATATCAAGTGCGGGCACGTGCTGTACGGCACGATGGCGAAATTCCTGGCGATGTTCGCGGAGGGCATCGCGGCGGCCACCCTGGGGCTGGGCGGCCTGGTGTCGCTGGGGTTGCAGGTGGCGATCGCCAACTGGTACCAGAAGGCAGAACTGAGCTGCGACCGGGCGGGCCTGATCGCGTGCGGCGACCCGGATATCTCGACGTCGGCCCTGCTCAAGCTCTCGGGCGCCACCGCGGCGTCGTCGCTGCAGATCAGCACCGACGAGTTCCTCGCGCAGGCCGAGGAGTACGACAAGATGGACCGGGACGGCCTCGACAAGTTCTACAAGCTGGTCATGACGGTAGGCCGGAGTCACCCGTACACGGCCGTGCGGGCCCGCGAGATCCGCGCCTGGTCGGCGTCCGACGAGTACCGGCGCATCCTGGAGGGCTCTTACGAGCAGGGTGCCGACGAGCCGATCGTCAAGCCCGACTGGTTCACCAAGCTCGAAGAGGCGGGCAGGGCGGCCAGTCCCGGCGCGGCGCAGACCATCAAGAGCGCCGAGGAGGCCGCGGCGGCGGCGGGGGCGGCGGCCGCCGAGGGCATCAAGGTGCTCACCGAGGTGGTCGGCCGCGTGGGCGGCATGGCGCTGGACGCCCTGCAGGGCGGCCTCAAGTCGGTACTGGAGTCCGCCGCGGCTGGCACCGAGGCCGCCAGGCCGGCGCAACCGCCCACACCGGCCGAGGGCGGGGTGGTGGAAGAGCCGGGGCCAGCTGCGGACAAGCCGTCCGGCGACGACGCGCCGGACGATCCGGCGCCCGGCAAGACCCTGGGCTAA
- a CDS encoding ATP-binding protein, producing the protein MGYKIRSSDKLIQALLAKLPALLLVGPRASGKTTTASRFAATIVRLDHPLEAAAFQADPDAALRGLATPVLLDEWQAVPGVLGAVKRAVDADSRPGRFLLTGSVRADLDSQTWPGTGRLVRVPLYGMTVAEQIGRPDTVPLLDRLARGDPLAVPAGTPDLRGYVEMALRGGFPEAALAMDDQARRFWLESYVEQIVTRDAMEQDGRRDPAKLRRFLEAFALNSAGVVSDSTLFEAAGINRKTAEAYESLLANLLVVERLPPWTSNRLKRLVRSPKRYLVDAALLGGVLGLDANGVLRDGNLLGRVLDTFVAAQVRAELPLGERRARLFHLRQERGLHEVDLVAEQGAGDVIAIEVKAGAGNSPEAARHLIWLRDRLGDRFVRGLVLHTGPRVFELEDRILAAPVSTLWA; encoded by the coding sequence GTGGGGTACAAGATCCGGTCTTCGGACAAGCTCATCCAGGCACTCCTGGCGAAACTTCCCGCCCTCCTCCTCGTCGGCCCTCGCGCTTCAGGGAAGACGACCACCGCATCGAGATTCGCAGCGACCATCGTCAGGCTCGATCACCCGTTGGAAGCGGCGGCCTTCCAGGCGGATCCCGATGCGGCCCTCCGCGGGCTCGCGACGCCGGTCCTGCTTGACGAGTGGCAGGCCGTACCGGGAGTGCTCGGAGCCGTCAAGCGAGCCGTCGACGCCGATTCGCGTCCGGGGAGGTTCCTGCTGACCGGCTCGGTTCGCGCCGACCTCGACTCCCAGACCTGGCCGGGGACGGGTCGCCTCGTCAGAGTGCCGCTGTACGGGATGACCGTGGCCGAGCAGATCGGCCGACCCGACACGGTCCCTTTGCTCGATCGCCTGGCGCGAGGAGACCCGCTGGCAGTGCCGGCCGGCACGCCCGATCTGCGAGGCTACGTCGAGATGGCCCTCCGCGGCGGCTTTCCGGAGGCCGCCCTGGCCATGGACGATCAGGCCAGGCGGTTCTGGCTCGAAAGCTACGTCGAGCAGATCGTGACACGCGACGCCATGGAGCAGGACGGACGCCGCGATCCGGCCAAGTTGCGGCGCTTCCTCGAGGCCTTCGCGCTCAACTCGGCCGGTGTCGTCAGCGATTCGACCCTCTTCGAGGCCGCGGGGATCAACCGGAAGACCGCCGAAGCCTACGAGAGCCTTCTGGCGAACCTTCTGGTGGTCGAGAGGCTGCCCCCTTGGACCTCCAACCGCCTGAAGCGCCTGGTGCGATCACCCAAGCGATACCTGGTCGATGCGGCGCTCCTCGGGGGAGTACTCGGCCTCGATGCGAACGGCGTCCTGCGGGACGGCAACCTGCTGGGCCGGGTGCTCGATACGTTCGTCGCCGCGCAAGTTCGGGCGGAACTGCCGCTGGGGGAGCGCCGAGCGCGCCTGTTTCATCTCCGCCAGGAACGCGGTCTCCACGAAGTGGACCTGGTTGCCGAACAGGGAGCTGGCGACGTCATCGCGATCGAAGTGAAAGCGGGTGCCGGAAACAGCCCGGAGGCGGCCAGGCACC